Proteins encoded in a region of the Desulfovibrio sp. X2 genome:
- the coaD gene encoding pantetheine-phosphate adenylyltransferase: MSMAIYPGTFDPLTLGHVSLVRRARTVFGRIVVAVAKDTSKTPLFSLDERVAMAREVFAFDEGIEVEGFSGLLVDYVSRRGANVILRGLRAVSDFEYEFQMALMNRKLHREIQTVFLMTDYRWMYLSSTIIKEAAKHGANIKGMVPDQLVPHVYARFAELRAEGKL, from the coding sequence ATGAGCATGGCCATCTATCCCGGCACCTTCGACCCCCTGACCTTGGGCCACGTGAGCCTCGTGCGCCGCGCGCGCACCGTGTTCGGCCGCATCGTCGTGGCCGTGGCCAAGGACACCTCCAAGACCCCGCTCTTCAGCCTCGACGAGCGCGTGGCCATGGCCCGCGAGGTCTTCGCCTTCGACGAGGGCATCGAGGTGGAAGGCTTTTCCGGCCTGCTGGTCGACTACGTGTCGCGCCGCGGCGCCAACGTCATTTTGCGCGGCTTGCGCGCGGTCTCTGATTTCGAGTACGAATTCCAGATGGCCCTCATGAACCGCAAGCTGCACCGCGAGATCCAGACCGTCTTCCTGATGACCGACTACCGCTGGATGTACCTGAGCTCCACGATCATCAAGGAGGCGGCCAAGCACGGCGCCAACATCAAGGGCATGGTCCCTGACCAGCTCGTGCCCCACGTCTATGCCCGCTTCGCGGAGCTCAGGGCGGAAGGGAAGCTGTGA
- a CDS encoding respiratory chain complex I subunit 1 family protein has translation MTAIILGIIGIVLAPLVGGLIAGLDRKVTARMQSRFGPPIFQPFYDVFKLFGKEAAIVNVWQVFCAYTYLAAAAISVGLLFAGSDLLLLFFVQAVGAVFLVFGALSAPSPYSQVGANRELLQILAYEPLIILVFVGIYLTTGSFKISAILAQNQPLLPQLPLLFLALSYALTIKLRKSPFDLSTSHHGHQELVKGVLIEYSGPYLALVEVAHWYETILVLGLCALFWHTSLIGMAVLLVLTYFAEILLDNVTARMTWRWMLGYVWGIGLAMSAVNLVWITFKGA, from the coding sequence ATGACCGCGATCATACTCGGCATCATCGGCATCGTGCTGGCCCCGCTCGTAGGCGGCCTCATCGCGGGACTGGACAGGAAGGTCACGGCGCGCATGCAGTCGCGCTTCGGCCCGCCCATCTTCCAGCCCTTCTACGACGTCTTCAAGCTCTTCGGAAAGGAAGCCGCCATCGTCAACGTGTGGCAGGTCTTCTGCGCCTATACCTACCTCGCGGCCGCGGCCATCTCCGTGGGCCTGCTCTTCGCGGGCTCCGACCTGCTCCTGCTCTTCTTCGTGCAGGCGGTCGGCGCGGTCTTCCTGGTCTTCGGCGCCCTGTCCGCGCCCTCGCCCTACTCCCAGGTCGGCGCGAACCGCGAGCTGCTCCAGATCCTGGCCTACGAGCCGCTGATCATCCTGGTCTTCGTGGGCATCTACCTGACCACGGGATCGTTCAAGATCTCGGCCATCCTGGCCCAGAACCAGCCGCTGCTGCCCCAGCTGCCGCTGCTCTTCCTGGCGCTCAGCTACGCGCTGACCATCAAGCTGCGCAAATCCCCCTTCGACCTCTCCACGAGCCACCACGGCCACCAGGAGCTGGTCAAGGGCGTGCTCATCGAATACTCGGGCCCCTACCTCGCCCTGGTCGAGGTCGCCCACTGGTACGAGACCATCCTGGTCCTCGGCCTGTGCGCGCTCTTCTGGCACACCTCGCTCATCGGCATGGCCGTCCTGCTGGTGCTCACCTACTTCGCGGAAATCCTCCTGGACAACGTCACCGCGCGCATGACCTGGCGCTGGATGCTCGGCTACGTCTGGGGCATCGGCCTGGCCATGTCCGCCGTGAACCTCGTCTGGATCACCTTCAAGGGGGCCTAA
- a CDS encoding NADH-quinone oxidoreductase subunit L, producing MLETLLFLLIVFPILGGLACYIVPTRLLRGAVIVGTCALTAAAAVALLMHGSSQTTPESLFLIPVRGLITLLDFALLGVILWYAFRLKNGLLKVIFGFQIVALAFYELFQAHHTNAQTFYVDTLSIIMVLVVSIVGSLICLYAIPYMKAHEEHLHLEKSRQPRFFLFLVGFLGAMNGLVLADDISFVYFFFEITTFCSFMLIGHDQTDEAKKNATRALVLNGVGGVAFVLGMIGIYASAQTMSIQELLHSGSIAPGLLFAVSLICLAGFTKAAQLPFQSWLLGAMVAPTPVSALLHSSTMVKAGVFLVLRFAPIYAGTFLGTAVAVCGSFTFVAAAALAVGQSNAKKILAYSTISNLGLMIACAGLGTAQAITAGVLLLVFHAVSKGLLFCCVGHIEQHIGSRDIEAMRGLSATMPRAALITIAGLITMMLPPFGVLLSKWMAIEAAGHNLFVIIMLAVGSALTVLIYARWGGNLMSAPYKAEPKHPAMPVLTAIPLLSMAIGALVLSLAAPLLYTRLVMPLLASAPYQVAEGTLTSPVGAFAIYPLFLLLAVAFFFAMRAVLRSKETRYIPPYFAGINLPDSSGFTGPLGAPVAYESSNYYLTAIFGEDKLTLWINMGAAMLLAMMIGGAL from the coding sequence ATGTTGGAAACCCTGCTCTTTCTCCTCATCGTCTTCCCAATATTGGGTGGGCTGGCCTGTTACATCGTTCCGACGCGATTGCTGCGCGGGGCCGTCATAGTCGGCACCTGCGCCCTGACCGCGGCGGCGGCGGTGGCGCTGCTCATGCACGGCTCATCGCAGACGACTCCCGAGTCCCTGTTCCTGATCCCGGTGCGCGGGCTGATCACCCTGCTCGATTTCGCTCTGCTCGGCGTCATCCTCTGGTACGCCTTCCGGCTGAAGAACGGCCTCCTCAAGGTCATCTTCGGCTTCCAGATCGTGGCCCTGGCCTTCTATGAGCTGTTCCAGGCGCACCACACGAACGCGCAGACCTTCTACGTCGACACCCTGTCGATCATCATGGTCCTGGTGGTCTCCATCGTCGGCTCGCTCATCTGCCTCTACGCCATTCCCTACATGAAGGCCCACGAGGAGCACCTCCATCTGGAGAAGAGCCGGCAGCCCCGCTTCTTCCTCTTCCTGGTGGGCTTCCTCGGCGCCATGAACGGCCTGGTGCTGGCGGACGACATCTCCTTCGTCTACTTCTTCTTCGAGATCACGACCTTCTGCTCCTTCATGCTCATCGGCCACGACCAGACCGACGAGGCGAAGAAGAACGCCACCCGTGCCCTCGTGCTGAACGGCGTGGGCGGCGTGGCCTTCGTCCTGGGCATGATCGGCATCTATGCGTCGGCCCAGACCATGTCCATCCAGGAGCTCCTGCACAGCGGCTCCATCGCCCCGGGACTGCTCTTCGCGGTCTCCCTCATCTGCCTCGCGGGCTTCACCAAGGCCGCGCAGCTGCCCTTCCAGAGCTGGCTGCTCGGCGCCATGGTCGCGCCCACGCCGGTCTCCGCGCTGCTGCACTCTTCGACCATGGTCAAGGCAGGCGTCTTCCTCGTGCTGCGCTTCGCCCCCATCTACGCCGGGACCTTCCTGGGCACGGCCGTGGCCGTGTGCGGCTCCTTCACCTTCGTGGCCGCGGCCGCGCTGGCCGTGGGACAGTCCAACGCCAAGAAGATCCTGGCCTACTCGACCATCTCGAACCTCGGCCTGATGATCGCCTGCGCCGGTCTGGGCACGGCCCAGGCCATCACCGCCGGAGTGCTCCTGCTCGTCTTCCACGCCGTGTCCAAGGGGCTCCTCTTCTGCTGCGTGGGCCACATCGAGCAGCATATCGGCAGCCGCGACATCGAAGCCATGCGCGGCCTCTCCGCGACCATGCCGCGCGCGGCGCTGATCACCATCGCCGGTCTCATCACCATGATGCTGCCGCCCTTCGGCGTGCTGCTCTCCAAGTGGATGGCCATCGAGGCGGCCGGACACAACCTCTTCGTGATCATCATGCTCGCCGTGGGCAGCGCGCTCACGGTGCTCATCTACGCGCGCTGGGGCGGCAACCTCATGAGCGCGCCCTACAAGGCGGAGCCCAAGCACCCGGCCATGCCGGTGCTCACGGCCATCCCGCTGCTCTCCATGGCCATCGGAGCGCTCGTGCTCTCCCTGGCCGCGCCGCTGCTCTACACCCGCCTCGTCATGCCGCTGCTGGCCTCCGCCCCCTATCAGGTGGCCGAAGGCACGCTGACGAGCCCGGTGGGCGCCTTCGCCATCTACCCCCTGTTCCTGCTGCTCGCCGTGGCCTTCTTCTTCGCCATGCGCGCCGTGCTGCGCTCCAAGGAGACCCGCTACATCCCGCCCTACTTCGCGGGCATCAACCTGCCGGACTCCTCGGGCTTCACCGGCCCCCTGGGCGCGCCCGTGGCCTATGAGAGCTCCAACTACTACCTCACCGCCATCTTCGGGGAGGACAAGCTGACACTGTGGATCAACATGGGAGCGGCCATGCTGCTCGCCATGATGATCGGGGGGGCGCTGTAA
- a CDS encoding NADH-quinone oxidoreductase subunit C, with protein MQLDTITVTPDTLIGEVAKLKNDGWRMVTMTCVDVSEEEFQLLYHFDKELAERHLRMNLPKGQAAPSITPTLFMAVLVENEIKDHYGVCFDGLPLDFDGRLYLEDEVKATPFCKYGTVRKQ; from the coding sequence ATGCAACTCGATACCATCACCGTCACCCCCGACACCCTCATCGGCGAGGTCGCGAAGCTCAAGAACGACGGCTGGCGCATGGTCACCATGACCTGCGTGGACGTAAGCGAGGAGGAGTTCCAGCTCCTCTACCACTTCGACAAGGAGCTCGCGGAGCGCCACCTGCGCATGAACCTGCCCAAGGGGCAGGCCGCGCCGAGCATCACGCCGACCCTGTTCATGGCCGTGCTCGTGGAGAACGAGATCAAGGACCACTACGGCGTCTGCTTCGATGGTCTGCCGCTCGATTTCGACGGCAGGCTCTACCTGGAGGACGAGGTCAAGGCCACGCCCTTCTGCAAATACGGCACGGTCCGTAAACAGTAA
- a CDS encoding nickel-dependent hydrogenase large subunit, with protein sequence MPRTIIPFGPQHPVLPEPIHLKLVVEDEIVKEALPQLGYVHRGLEKLVDIRDYNQMIQIVERVCGICSKIHAMCYCQGIEAMMGVEIPPRAKYLRVIWSELHRMHSHLLWLGLFADAFGFESLFMQFWRIREKIMDINEATAGNRVIVSVNVVGGTRADLSTDQINWILSELDFVEKEILRLQKTMLDDYTVKKRTVGIGVLSKEQAYELGAAGPTLRGSGIAQDMRQLKYAAFDAIDFEPVVEYGGDSYSRGKVRFRETLQSVDLVRQAIAHLPGGETQVKVKGNPEGEAVSRVEQPRGELFYYLKANGTKFMERVRIRTPTFANIPPLLAMLPGIELADVPVVVLSIDPCISCTER encoded by the coding sequence ATGCCCCGCACCATCATACCCTTCGGTCCCCAGCATCCCGTCCTGCCCGAGCCCATCCACCTGAAGCTCGTGGTCGAGGACGAAATCGTCAAGGAGGCGCTGCCGCAGCTCGGCTACGTCCACCGCGGACTCGAGAAGCTCGTGGACATCCGCGACTACAACCAGATGATCCAGATCGTCGAGCGCGTCTGCGGCATCTGTTCCAAGATCCACGCCATGTGCTACTGCCAGGGCATAGAGGCCATGATGGGGGTGGAGATTCCCCCCCGGGCCAAGTACCTGCGCGTGATCTGGTCCGAACTGCACCGCATGCACTCCCACCTGCTCTGGCTCGGCCTCTTCGCCGACGCCTTCGGCTTCGAGTCGCTGTTCATGCAGTTCTGGCGCATCCGCGAGAAGATCATGGACATCAACGAGGCCACCGCGGGCAACCGCGTCATCGTCTCGGTCAACGTGGTGGGCGGCACCCGCGCCGACCTCTCCACCGACCAGATCAACTGGATCCTCTCCGAGCTCGACTTCGTCGAAAAGGAGATCCTGCGGCTGCAGAAGACCATGCTCGACGACTACACGGTCAAGAAGCGCACCGTGGGCATCGGCGTGCTCTCCAAGGAGCAGGCTTACGAGCTCGGCGCCGCGGGTCCGACGCTGCGCGGCTCGGGCATCGCCCAGGACATGCGCCAGCTCAAGTACGCCGCGTTCGACGCCATCGACTTCGAGCCGGTGGTGGAATACGGCGGCGACTCCTACTCCCGCGGCAAGGTCCGCTTCCGGGAGACGCTGCAGTCCGTGGACCTCGTGCGCCAGGCCATCGCCCACCTCCCCGGGGGCGAGACCCAGGTCAAGGTCAAGGGCAACCCCGAGGGCGAGGCGGTCTCCCGCGTGGAGCAGCCGCGCGGCGAGCTCTTCTACTATCTGAAGGCCAACGGCACCAAGTTCATGGAGCGCGTGCGCATCCGCACGCCCACGTTCGCCAACATCCCCCCGCTGCTGGCCATGCTGCCCGGCATCGAGCTGGCCGACGTGCCCGTGGTGGTCCTGTCCATCGACCCGTGCATCTCCTGCACCGAGCGTTAA
- the miaA gene encoding tRNA (adenosine(37)-N6)-dimethylallyltransferase MiaA, with the protein MSTAQGEPRRLPGSVCIVGPTGAGKTDLALALAERFRGGVVNIDSRQLYSGLEIVTAQPTAADQARCPHLLYGVLSPCQSVSAGAFTVMAEEAMLELAEQGCLPLLVGGTGLYLDALLYGLSPIPEVPDVTRQQLQEAWEVFGGETLHSWLTQIDPVYAAKIHPNDRQRITRALEVFESTGRVFSSFHQQEDEPPRFDALKLGVGMDLDELTPRLALRIESMLEAGAAAEMERAFAECPRVDAPGFTGIGSHELLEYIRGRLDIEQAKSLWLKRTRAYAKRQMTWFKRDEAIQWLRPDDTEKAIWLVEEWLARAVHRQPDAE; encoded by the coding sequence GTGAGCACGGCCCAGGGCGAGCCGCGGCGCCTGCCCGGATCGGTCTGCATCGTCGGCCCCACGGGCGCCGGAAAGACCGACCTCGCCCTGGCCCTTGCCGAGCGCTTTCGCGGCGGCGTGGTCAACATCGACTCACGCCAGCTCTACAGCGGTCTCGAGATCGTCACCGCCCAGCCCACCGCCGCGGATCAGGCGCGTTGCCCGCACCTGCTCTACGGCGTGCTCTCGCCCTGCCAGTCGGTCAGTGCCGGGGCCTTCACGGTCATGGCCGAGGAGGCCATGCTGGAGCTGGCGGAGCAGGGTTGTCTGCCGCTCCTGGTCGGGGGAACGGGACTTTACCTGGATGCGCTGCTCTACGGCCTGTCGCCCATTCCCGAGGTGCCGGACGTGACCCGGCAGCAGCTCCAGGAGGCCTGGGAGGTCTTCGGCGGGGAGACGCTGCACTCCTGGCTCACGCAGATAGATCCGGTCTACGCGGCCAAGATCCATCCCAACGACCGGCAGCGCATCACACGCGCCCTCGAGGTCTTCGAGAGCACGGGCCGCGTCTTCTCGAGCTTCCACCAGCAGGAGGACGAGCCGCCGCGTTTCGACGCCTTGAAGCTCGGCGTGGGCATGGACCTGGACGAGCTCACCCCGCGCCTTGCGCTACGCATCGAGAGCATGCTCGAGGCCGGGGCCGCGGCCGAGATGGAGCGGGCCTTCGCCGAATGTCCGCGCGTGGACGCGCCCGGCTTCACCGGCATCGGCTCGCACGAACTCCTGGAATACATCCGGGGGCGGCTGGACATCGAGCAGGCCAAGTCGCTCTGGCTCAAGCGTACGCGGGCCTACGCCAAGCGGCAGATGACCTGGTTTAAGCGCGACGAGGCAATCCAGTGGCTCAGGCCGGACGACACGGAAAAAGCCATATGGTTGGTCGAGGAGTGGCTGGCGCGCGCCGTGCACAGGCAACCTGACGCCGAGTAA
- the rsmD gene encoding 16S rRNA (guanine(966)-N(2))-methyltransferase RsmD produces the protein MMRITGGALKGRRIATSEGPGYRPATSRVREALFSMLAARGLSFTGLRVMDVFAGSGSLGIECLSRGASFCRFIEKDRAAAALIRKNLVDLGIERGRFSVAAEDALKVLTGKGDSSYGLVFVDPPYGKDLFAPALARLDAGGWLAPDGFLVAEVESGLSVQIGEPGSGFSLEADRNYGQTRILLCRRTTS, from the coding sequence ATGATGCGCATCACCGGCGGCGCGCTCAAGGGGCGCCGCATAGCCACAAGCGAGGGGCCGGGGTATCGCCCGGCCACCTCGCGCGTGCGCGAGGCGCTCTTCAGCATGCTCGCGGCCCGCGGACTGTCGTTCACGGGGCTTCGCGTCATGGACGTCTTCGCAGGCTCGGGCAGCCTGGGAATCGAATGCCTGAGCAGAGGCGCCTCCTTCTGCCGGTTCATCGAGAAGGACCGCGCCGCGGCAGCCTTGATCAGAAAAAACCTTGTCGATCTCGGGATAGAGCGCGGCCGCTTCAGCGTGGCAGCCGAGGACGCGCTCAAGGTTCTCACCGGCAAGGGCGATTCCTCCTACGGCCTCGTTTTCGTTGACCCTCCGTATGGCAAGGACCTTTTCGCGCCTGCCCTGGCCCGCCTCGACGCGGGCGGCTGGCTCGCCCCGGACGGCTTTCTGGTCGCCGAGGTGGAGTCCGGTCTTTCGGTGCAGATCGGGGAGCCTGGCTCCGGGTTCAGCCTGGAAGCCGACAGAAACTACGGACAGACGCGTATTCTGCTCTGTCGGAGGACAACATCATGA
- a CDS encoding 4Fe-4S binding protein, translating to MAFMTPNVLRNLFGKYSTRLYPVETRDPFEAYRGELYNDIEKCIFCQTCARKCPSQCITVSKETGEWTCDPFACVYCGICVDSCPVNCLHMRTAWRKVATERQMIVQHGTPPAPRKKAPKEVPQGGSAAENAEAPAKKADKKKAE from the coding sequence ATGGCGTTCATGACACCGAACGTGCTGCGCAACCTCTTCGGAAAGTACAGCACCCGCCTCTACCCCGTGGAGACCCGCGATCCCTTCGAGGCATACCGCGGCGAGCTCTACAACGACATCGAGAAGTGCATCTTCTGCCAGACCTGCGCCCGCAAGTGCCCCTCGCAGTGCATCACCGTGAGCAAGGAGACGGGCGAGTGGACCTGCGACCCGTTCGCCTGCGTCTACTGCGGCATCTGCGTGGATTCCTGCCCCGTGAACTGCCTGCACATGCGCACGGCCTGGCGCAAGGTCGCCACGGAGCGCCAGATGATCGTGCAGCACGGCACCCCGCCCGCGCCCAGGAAGAAGGCCCCCAAGGAAGTCCCCCAGGGCGGCTCCGCGGCCGAAAACGCCGAGGCGCCCGCCAAGAAGGCGGACAAGAAGAAGGCCGAATAG
- a CDS encoding tetratricopeptide repeat protein — protein sequence MSPESSPKGFVRKDMFYVVIFFCLALGFAAGVITGTMYNPPRPAQPSGMGGGGMPPGMGQGMGQGAPQGMPQGMPQMPPQQGAQQQPAQQDQLSPAERAKLLELEMAVSKQPGNVNALNQLGNFYFDHDKPAEAVDAYKKSLAIKDAQPDVWTDLGVMYRELTQYQQALDCFNKALALDPKHQVAHFNKGVVLVFDLNQKDKGVAVWKELLAINPNAKAPNGTPLGQLIDSVEQQ from the coding sequence ATGAGTCCCGAATCCAGCCCCAAGGGCTTCGTCCGCAAGGACATGTTCTACGTCGTCATCTTCTTTTGTCTGGCCCTCGGCTTCGCGGCCGGGGTCATCACCGGCACCATGTACAATCCGCCGCGCCCGGCCCAGCCTTCCGGCATGGGAGGCGGCGGCATGCCTCCGGGCATGGGCCAGGGGATGGGCCAGGGAGCGCCCCAGGGGATGCCGCAGGGGATGCCGCAGATGCCGCCCCAGCAGGGTGCGCAGCAGCAGCCAGCCCAGCAGGACCAGCTCTCACCGGCCGAGCGCGCCAAGCTTCTCGAGCTCGAAATGGCCGTCTCCAAGCAGCCGGGCAACGTCAACGCCCTGAACCAGCTCGGCAACTTCTACTTCGACCACGACAAGCCCGCCGAGGCCGTGGATGCCTACAAGAAGTCGCTGGCCATCAAGGACGCGCAGCCCGACGTCTGGACCGACCTGGGCGTGATGTACCGCGAATTGACGCAGTACCAGCAGGCCCTGGACTGCTTCAACAAGGCCCTCGCCCTCGATCCCAAGCACCAGGTGGCGCACTTCAACAAGGGTGTGGTCCTGGTCTTCGACCTGAACCAGAAGGACAAGGGCGTGGCGGTCTGGAAGGAGCTCCTGGCCATCAATCCCAATGCCAAGGCCCCCAACGGGACGCCGCTCGGCCAGCTCATCGACTCAGTGGAACAGCAGTAG
- a CDS encoding NADH-quinone oxidoreductase subunit B family protein — MFKKMIEKSQLKSPWIIHFDCGSCNGCDIEVLACLTPLYDVERFGIVNVGNPKHADVLLVTGTVNHRNKHVLKNIYDQMPGPKLVIAIGACGLSGGVFREAPNVVGGVDKIIPVDVYVPGCPPKPEAIIDGVVAGLGKLAELQKQAAG; from the coding sequence ATGTTCAAGAAGATGATAGAGAAATCGCAGCTGAAGTCGCCGTGGATCATCCACTTCGACTGCGGCTCCTGCAACGGCTGCGACATCGAGGTCCTGGCCTGCCTGACGCCCCTGTACGACGTCGAGCGCTTCGGCATCGTCAACGTGGGCAACCCCAAGCACGCCGACGTGCTCCTGGTCACCGGCACGGTCAACCACAGGAACAAGCACGTCCTGAAGAACATCTACGACCAGATGCCCGGCCCCAAGCTGGTCATCGCCATCGGCGCCTGCGGCCTGTCCGGCGGCGTCTTCCGCGAGGCCCCGAACGTCGTGGGCGGCGTGGACAAGATCATCCCCGTGGACGTGTACGTGCCCGGCTGCCCGCCCAAGCCCGAGGCGATCATCGACGGCGTTGTGGCGGGACTGGGCAAGCTGGCCGAGCTGCAGAAGCAGGCCGCAGGCTAG
- a CDS encoding MBL fold metallo-hydrolase RNA specificity domain-containing protein → MKINFLGAARTVTGSCYVLEAAGHRFAVDCGMHQGNKEIEKRNQDMGPYDPGHLDFVLITHAHIDHTGLLPRIVKYGFKGPIYCTAATADLMDIMLQDSAHIQEMEAEWENRKRQRHGRPPVEALYSLDDAAKTLPLLKPVEYGKEFEPVPGVKVTYRDAGHILGSAFIKIEIHENGKPTSLLFSGDLGRPHQLLISDPAVAHTADYLFVESTYGDRNHKDEGSSREELAAAIAYAYKNREKCIIPAFAVERTQEIIFTLWQLAKEGKLPKDIPVFLDSPLAIKATEIFKKHPEYMDAETRAMMTNGDNPLNLPNLVYTRTQAESQKINEHDGPAIVISASGMCNAGRIKHHLRHNLWRHGAAVVFVGFQAQGTPGRHIVDGASKIRILGEEVAVHAKIFTIGGFSAHAGQSQVLDWISNLSNKAMEIFLVHGEASAQDTLAGLIRERFGFTVHIPDYLEEVELKPGKEPAVQLHPEKAQPAIDWGYLVGETERLLTTFKGKLPDVQGKAWVDQTEMRERLLDAHRALLELVSQS, encoded by the coding sequence GTGAAGATCAATTTTCTAGGGGCAGCGCGGACAGTCACCGGCTCCTGTTACGTCCTCGAGGCCGCAGGCCACCGCTTCGCCGTGGACTGCGGAATGCACCAAGGCAACAAGGAGATCGAGAAACGCAACCAGGACATGGGGCCTTACGATCCCGGCCATCTCGACTTCGTCCTCATCACCCATGCCCACATCGACCACACCGGCCTTCTGCCGCGCATCGTCAAATACGGCTTCAAGGGGCCCATCTACTGCACCGCGGCCACGGCCGATCTCATGGACATCATGCTCCAGGATTCCGCCCACATCCAGGAGATGGAAGCGGAATGGGAAAACAGGAAACGCCAGCGACACGGCCGCCCGCCGGTGGAGGCCCTCTACTCCCTGGACGACGCCGCGAAGACCCTTCCGCTCCTGAAGCCCGTGGAATACGGCAAGGAGTTCGAGCCCGTGCCGGGCGTGAAGGTCACGTATCGCGATGCGGGTCACATCCTGGGTTCGGCCTTCATCAAGATCGAGATCCACGAGAACGGCAAGCCCACCTCGTTGCTCTTCTCGGGCGACCTGGGCAGGCCGCACCAGCTGCTCATAAGCGACCCTGCCGTGGCCCACACGGCGGACTATCTTTTCGTCGAATCCACTTACGGCGACCGCAACCACAAGGACGAGGGCAGCAGCCGCGAGGAACTGGCCGCGGCCATCGCCTACGCCTACAAGAACCGGGAGAAGTGCATCATCCCGGCCTTCGCCGTGGAGCGCACCCAGGAGATCATCTTCACCCTCTGGCAGCTTGCCAAGGAAGGGAAGCTGCCCAAGGACATCCCGGTCTTCCTGGACAGCCCGCTGGCCATCAAGGCTACCGAGATCTTCAAGAAGCATCCCGAGTACATGGATGCCGAGACCCGGGCGATGATGACCAACGGCGACAATCCGCTGAACCTGCCGAACCTCGTGTACACGCGGACGCAGGCCGAGTCGCAGAAGATCAACGAGCACGACGGCCCGGCCATCGTCATCTCGGCCAGCGGCATGTGCAACGCCGGTCGCATCAAGCACCACCTGCGCCACAACCTCTGGCGCCACGGAGCGGCCGTGGTTTTCGTCGGCTTCCAGGCCCAGGGCACGCCGGGCCGCCACATCGTGGACGGGGCCTCCAAGATCCGCATCCTGGGCGAGGAGGTGGCGGTTCACGCCAAGATCTTCACCATCGGCGGATTCTCGGCTCACGCTGGCCAGAGCCAGGTGCTGGACTGGATCTCCAACCTCTCCAACAAGGCCATGGAGATCTTCCTGGTGCACGGCGAGGCATCGGCCCAGGACACCCTGGCGGGGCTCATCCGCGAGCGCTTCGGCTTCACCGTGCACATCCCGGACTACCTCGAGGAGGTCGAGCTCAAGCCCGGCAAGGAGCCCGCCGTGCAGCTCCATCCGGAAAAGGCCCAGCCAGCCATCGACTGGGGCTATCTCGTGGGCGAGACCGAGCGTCTGCTCACCACCTTCAAGGGCAAGCTGCCCGACGTGCAGGGCAAGGCCTGGGTGGACCAGACGGAAATGCGCGAGCGCCTGCTGGACGCCCACCGGGCGCTCCTCGAGCTCGTTTCCCAGAGCTGA
- a CDS encoding TIGR00730 family Rossman fold protein, which yields MIDSRQFVIDNLSMHESWRLFRIMAEIVDGFEDMTDVGPAVSIFGSARAKPGDEDYELTQEVARQLSAAGYDIITGGGPGLMEAANKGAKAGGKGKSIGLHIELPLEQKSNDFLDERITFRYFFIRKLVFVKYAMAYIAMPGGFGTLDEMAEALVLIQTRRIKPFPIILMGSDFWSGLIDWFKSSLLKRGYVSPENFDLLTILDTPEEVVSHIKRHVIV from the coding sequence GTGATAGATTCCAGGCAGTTCGTCATCGACAACCTCTCCATGCACGAATCCTGGCGGCTCTTCCGCATCATGGCCGAGATCGTCGACGGTTTCGAGGACATGACCGACGTGGGGCCCGCGGTCTCCATCTTCGGCTCGGCCAGGGCCAAGCCCGGAGACGAGGACTACGAGCTGACCCAAGAGGTCGCCCGCCAGCTCTCGGCCGCCGGGTACGACATCATCACCGGCGGTGGACCGGGACTCATGGAGGCGGCCAACAAGGGCGCCAAGGCAGGCGGCAAGGGAAAATCCATCGGCCTGCACATCGAGCTGCCGCTCGAACAGAAGAGCAACGACTTCCTCGACGAGCGCATCACCTTCCGCTACTTCTTCATCAGGAAGCTCGTCTTCGTGAAATACGCCATGGCCTACATCGCCATGCCGGGCGGCTTCGGCACCCTGGACGAGATGGCCGAGGCCCTGGTGCTCATCCAGACGAGGCGCATCAAGCCCTTCCCCATCATCCTCATGGGCAGCGACTTCTGGAGCGGGCTCATCGACTGGTTCAAGTCCTCGCTGCTCAAGCGCGGCTACGTGAGCCCGGAAAACTTCGACCTCCTGACGATCCTCGACACGCCCGAAGAGGTCGTGAGCCACATCAAGCGCCACGTCATCGTCTGA